A single region of the Asterias amurensis chromosome 19, ASM3211899v1 genome encodes:
- the LOC139951527 gene encoding PIH1 domain-containing protein 2-like — protein sequence MATGEDDMIKQAQTIWSMLDELADSNPDGYQKFIEKNLSKGKAETEAAKPWMCVKTRFLKPKKETLYMNICSWARIPKPKTSTDPIAVSAGPVEDEEDETGPYKVVRVAVNPDVLAECAKNAEEQDLLIDLAIKYLKEQKKLHLSQNFQICQNVKFKGDASNLKNFFNTKQKSDQKEDERDKRMENLSKLTPDSLLSRLRVSDDQSESSNNKPEVSLQLNGNEKPKSGLIEEIGNSDEKLNCPEFEVLMREADGKRCRRCVVRISLPDVQSVQECELNIAEEEISLLVPLKYEFHLPLPEAVLEDDSSAKFNSKTSSLTLTMPTKQL from the exons atggcaacaggCGAAGATGACATGATCAAGCAAGCTCAGACCATCTGGTCGATGCTTGACGAGCTGGCTGACTCCAACCCCGATGGCTACCAGAAGTTCATAGAGAAGAATCTATCGAAAGGGAAGGCTGAAACGGAAGCAGCCAAACCCTGGATGTGTGTCAAGACACGTTTTTTG AAGCCAAAGAAGGAGACTCTCTATATGAATATCTGCAGCTGGGCTAGAATTCCTAAGCCCAAGACGTCTACTGACCCGATCGCTGTCTCAGCTGGTCCAgtagaagatgaagaagatgaaACTG GTCCCTACAAGGTGGTACGTGTTGCCGTCAACCCAGACGTCCTCGCAGAATGTGCCAAAAATGCAGAAGAGCAAGATCTTCTCATCGATCTCGCCATCAAGTATCTCAAGGAGCAGAAGAAACTTCACCTCTCACAAAATTTCCAGATCTGCCAGAATGTGAAGTTTAAAGGAGATGCAAGTAACTTAAAGAACTTCTTCAACACAAAACAGAAGTCCGATCAGAAAGAAGATGAACGGGACAAGAGGATGGAAAACCTGAGTAAGCTGACACCTGATTCGCTACTGAGCCGGCTGAGAGTATCTGATGACCAATCGGAATCCTCCAACAATAAGCCTGAAGTGTCGCTACAGTTGAATGGGAATGAGAAGCCTAAGAGTGGTTTGATTGAAGAGATCGGGAACAGTGATGAGAAACTGAACTGTCCCGAGTTTGAAGTTTTGATGAGAGAAGCGGACGGCAAACGGTGTCGGAGGTGTGTGGTCAGAATATCTCTCCCTGATGTCCAATCCGTCCAAGAGTGTGAATTAAATATTGCAGAG GAAGAGATATCTCTGCTAGTTCCATTGAAGTATGAGTTTCATCTACCGCTACCTGAAGCAGTTCTAGAAGATGACTCCTCAGCCAAGTTCAACAGCAAAACATCTTCACTGACACTTACCATGccaacaaaacaattataa
- the LOC139951576 gene encoding protein AAR2 homolog encodes MAESSPQMTQEIARKLFSEGATLIFLNVPLGTEFGIDYNTWNTAENFKGVKMIPPGVHFVYYSAVNVRDRSTAPRMGFFHCFQKEEMMMLSWSKRDEDAVEHHLEDAEKAEYRGRLREFDPFLGSYPYESLKKWVSLTSHITENLVKTWMPSCGKIFSAPQLIADDKTATTAERAELAESQRKTAEDSSATAEDLLPRMHCKPGTEIRFSAIPKKNYPDGASPADVTKYCMDLSYTLKTMLRTHYPDNANGILAEIQFAFVCFLIGQVYDGFEQWKQLVHILCASEEALSTHQDLYSNLISMLHFQLKEVPADFFIDIVSRDNFLTSTLQGFFANLQASDVSEQLKNKGRKFKDSLTKRFKWDFEAMPDEEAPVIVQL; translated from the coding sequence ATGGCAGAATCCTCTCCTCAAATGACGCAAGAAATAGCCAGGAAACTCTTCAGTGAGGGCGCTACACTCATCTTTCTCAACGTCCCCCTCGGCACCGAGTTCGGCATCGACTACAACACATGGAACACAGCCGAGAATTTCAAGGGTGTGAAGATGATCCCGCCGGGGGTACACTTTGTGTACTACAGCGCTGTCAATGTGAGAGATCGAAGTACTGCGCCAAGGATGGGGTTCTTCCACTGCTTCCAGAAAGAAGAGATGATGATGTTGAGCTGGAGCAAACGAGACGAAGACGCAGTAGAGCATCACTTGGAGGACGCTGAGAAGGCAGAGTACAGGGGACGACTCAGAGAGTTTGATCCATTCCTCGGGTCTTATCCATACGAGAGCTTAAAGAAATGGGTGTCGTTGACGAGCCACATCACTGAGAACTTGGTCAAGACGTGGATGCCCTCTTGTGGCAAGATCTTCTCAGCGCCTCAGTTGATTGCGGATGATAAGACAGCAACGACGGCGGAGAGGGCTGAACTTGCCGAGAGCCAGCGGAAAACAGCTGAGGACTCTAGTGCCACGGCAGAGGATCTTCTCCCCAGAATGCACTGCAAACCAGGAACTGAAATCAGGTTCAGTGCGATCCCGAAGAAGAATTACCCAGACGGGGCGAGCCCTGCCGACGTCACCAAATACTGCATGGATCTTAGTTACACGCTGAAAACAATGCTACGGACTCATTACCCAGACAACGCAAACGGTATCTTGGCAGAGATTCAATTTgcctttgtgtgctttctgattgGACAGGTTTACGATGGATTCGAACAGTGGAAACAACTCGTCCACATTCTCTGCGCCTCTGAGGAAGCCTTGTCGACCCATCAAGACCTCTACAGTAACTTGATCAGTATGCTGCACTTTCAGCTTAAAGAAGTCCCAGCTGACTTCTTCATCGACATCGTCTCAAGAGACAATTTTTTAACCTCAACACTTCAAGGTTTCTTTGCAAACTTACAGGCGTCGGACGTGTCAGAACAGTTGAAGAACAAGGGGAGGAAGTTTAAGGACAGTTTGACAAAGAGGTTTAAGTGGGACTTTGAAGCAATGCCAGATGAAGAAGCGCCTGTTATTGTGCAACTCTGA